In the genome of Bacillota bacterium, the window AACATTCCGCCGATGTCCTCGGGAGACGTCTCCGCCCGGATCAGCACGACCTTGAGCCCCTGATCCGCCATCCGTTCGGCGTCCTCTGCAAAGAAGGCGATCTGCCCGACCGCAGCGCCCGGCGAAGCCGGCAGGCCCTTCGCTACGGCCTCGGCCTTCGCGTTGGGATCGATGATGGGGTGAAGCAACTGCTCGATCTGGTCAGGCGCCACGCGCATCACGGCGGTCTGCCGGTCGATGAGCCCCTCCTGGGCCATCTCGACCGCCATCCGGACCGCCGCCAGCGCCGTGCGCTTGCCGACCCGGCACTGGAGCATGTAGAGCTTGCCCTGCTGCACCGTAAACTCGATGTCCATCATGTCCCGGTAAGCCTGCTCCAGCCTCCGGTTGATGTCCTCGAGCTGGGCGTAGACGTCCGGCATCTCCTCCTTGAGGCGGGAGATGGGGAGCGGCGTGCGAATGCCCGCCACCACGTCCTCGCCCTGGGCGTTGATGAGGAACTCGCCGTAGAAGACCTTCTCGCCCGTCGAGGGGTTGCGCGTGAACGCCACGCCGGTGCCCGAATCGCTACCCATGTTGCCGAACACCATGGCCTGGACGTTCACCGCGGTGCCCCAGTCGCCGGGGATGTTGTGAATCTCCCGGTACTTGATGGCTCGGGGATTGTTCCACGAGTCGAACACCGCGTTGATGGCGCCGCGAAGCTGCTGCCACGGATCCTCGGGAAAGTCGTGGCCGGTCTGCTCGCGCACGATCGCCTTGAACTCGGCCACCAGTTCCTTGAGATCCGCGGCGGTCAGCTGAGGGTCTTCGGTCACGCCGCGCGCCTTTTTCCTGGCGGTGAGGCGCTCCTCGAACAGGTGCCGCGGCACCTGGAGCACCACGTCGCCGTACATCTGGATGAAGCGCCGGTAGGAGTCGTACGCGAAGCGATCGTTGTTGGACTGCCGGGCGAGGCCCTGGACGGTCTGGTCGTTGAGGCCCAGGTTGAGCACCGTGTCCATCATGCCCGGCATGGAAACCCGCGCACCCGAGCGAACCGAGACCAGGAGCGGGTTGTCGGGGTCACCGAAGCGCCGGCCCATCGCCTGCTCGAGGCGCCGCAGGCTCTCTTTGACCTGTTCATCCAGCCCCTCCGGCCACCGCTTGTCCCGGCGGTAAAACTCGATGCAGGCCTCGGTGGTGATGGTGAAGCCCGGGGGCACCAGGATTCCCAGGTTGGCCATCTCGGCCAGATTGGCGCCCTTGCCTCCCAGGAGGTTCTTCATCTCCGCCCGGCCTTCGGTCTGGCCGGCGCCAAAGAAGTACACCCACTTTGCACGCCCGTCCACTGACATCCCGCTGGCCTCCTCACGTCCGCGCCGCCGCTTTGGCGGTGAGCGCGGCGAAGTTCGCGAACTCACCGAAGGCACCCACGACCCGCGACAGGATCTGCAGGCGGTTCGCGCGCACCTTCTCGTCCTCCGTCATGACCAGAACCTCTTCGAAGAACCGGTCCACGGCCGGGCGAAGCTGGGCAAGCTCCCTGACGGCCCCCACCAGGTCCCCCGACGCAGCCGCCGCGCGGGCCAGGGGAACCACCCGGTCCAGCGCCTCCACCAGCACCCGCTCCGCCTCTTCCTGCAGCAGGTCCGGGTCCACGCTCCCGTCTCCGAGCCGCCCCCGGGCCAGGTTGTACGCACGCTGGAACGCCACCATGGCGTCCTCGAAAAAGGGAGCCCGGCGAGCCCGGTTCAGTTCCCGCGCCCGGTGCGCCGCGCCGGACAGGTCGTCGACGTCGACGCTCAGAGCGGCCTCCACCACGTCTGCATCCAGCCCGGCCTCACTCAGGATGCCGCGCAGGCGCTGGCGGATAAACTCCCGCACGTCCGATACGACTTCAGACGCCGGGCGTCCCAGCCGGCCGCCGTAGTTTTGGGCGGCCTGAGCGATCGCCTCCTCCAGGTACCAGTGCCATCCCCGGCCCAGCGTGATGCGCACGATGGCGAGAGCGTGCCGGCGAAGCCCGAACGGATCCTCCGAACCGGTCGGCATCAGGCCGATTCCGAAGAAGCCGACGACCGTGTCGAGCCGGTCGGCAAGGCTCAGGAGGGCCCCGGCAGGCGTCGCCGGGAGTTCGGCGGCGGCACCGCGGGGCTGGTACTGCTCGGCGATCGCGACCGCCACGCCCTCCGGTTCCCCTGAAGCCTTTGCGTACTCGCGGCCCATGATGCCCTGGAGTTCCGGAAACTCGAATACCATGTGGGTCGTCAGGTCAGCCTTGGAGAGCAGCGCGGCCCGCTGGGCCCACCCCGCCTCCGGCGCGCCCAGCCCCACCCGGTTCGCGAGGAACCGGGTGAGTTCGACTACCCGCTGAACCTTGTCGTACATGGATCCCAGCCGCTCGTGGAAGACGACCCCTTTCAGGTCCTCCACCCGCGCTTCGAGAGGCCGCTTGCGGTCCTCGTCGTAGAAGAACCGCGCGTCGGCCAGGCGCGCCTCGAGCACCCTCTCGTTGCCCTCCCGAACCACGGCTTCGTCGATATGGGCGCCGTTCGCCACCACCACGAAGGCGGGCATCAGGCTCCCGGCGTCATCGGCCATGGCGAGGTAACGCTGGTGGACCGCCATCGTGGTCGTCAAAACCTCGCGCGGCAGTTCAAGGTAGCCGGCGTCGAACCGACCCACCAGCGCAACCGGGTACTCCACCAGGTTCGTGATCTCGTCGATCAGTTCGGGCGAAGCCAGGACCCGCCCGGCGTTACGGGCGGCGGCCGCCTCGATCTCGTCCACCACCATCTGGCGCCGGCGCACCACATCGGCCACGACACCGGCCGCCAGCATGATCGATTCGTAATCCTCCGGGTTCGGGATGGTGACCGGGCCCGGGTGCGAAAGCCGGTGGCCCCGGCTTTCCCGGCCCGCCTTCAGCCCGTCGATCTCCACCGGGACCACCTGCGTGCCGAACAGCACCACGAGCCAGCGGATGGGGCGGGCAAAGCGCAACTCACCCGGGCCCCAGCGCATGCTCTTGGGGAACGAGATCCGCCGGACGACGCCGGAGACGATCTCGGGCAGGATCTCCTGGGCCGCCCGGGCCGGCTCCCGCTTGACGGCAAAGAGGTATTCCCCTTCTGGTGTGGACCGCACCACCAGCGACTCCGGAGAGACCCCCTGGCCCCGCGCGAAGCCCAGCGCCGCCTGCGTAGGACGGCCCTGCGCGTCAAGCCCGATGCGCCGCGCCGGCCCCCGCACGAGCACTTCCCGTTCGGCCTGGCGCTCGAGAACCCCGTCGAAGATGGCTGCAAGACGCCGCGGGGTGGCAAAGCCGCGCGCTTTGAGGCTTCCGAGGCGCGCCTCGTCCAGCGCGGCTTGCATCATCTCGAGCATCTGCCGCAGCGCGTCCTGGACGACCCGGCTGGGAAGCTCTTCGCAGCCGATTTCAACCAGCAGGCTCTGCATGTTGGGAAATCGTCGCTTTCGCCGCCGTGCGCCGCCTGGCCAGCAGCGGGAAGCCCATCGCCTCACGCTGTGCCAGGTAGATCTCGGCGCACCTTCTGGCAAGCTGCCGCACCCGGCCGATGTAGGCAGTGCGTTCCGCCACGCTGATGGCGCCCCGGGCATCGAGCAAGTTGAACGTATGGGAGCACTTCAACACGTGCTCGTAGGCAGGGAGCACCAGTCCGCTGCTCACCAGGTGCTGCGCTTGATTCTCGTAGGTGTCGAACAGCGAACGCAAGGTGGACGGGTTGCTCTCCTCAAAGTTGTAGTGGGATTGCTCGACCTCGTTTTGCCGGTAAACGTCCCCCCACGTTATGCCGTCCACCCATTCAAGATCGAAGACGGAGGACTTCTTTTGAATGTACAGGCCGAGGCGCTCCAGCCCGTACGTAATCTCCGCGGAGATAACCGGAAGCTCAAACCCTCCCACCTGCTGGAAGTACGTGAACTGGGTCACCTCCATGCCGTCGACCCAGACCTCCCAGCCGAGGCCCCAGGCGCCCAGGGTGGGTGCCTCCCAGTCGTCTTCTACGAAGCGGATGTCGTGCCGCTCGGGTTCGATGCCGATGGCGCGCAGGCTTTCCACGTAAGTTTCCAGGACGTCGTCCGGAGCGGGCTTCAGGATCACCTGGTACTGGTAATAGCGCTGCAAACGGTTAGGATTCTCACCATACCGCCCATCGGTGGGCCGGCGGGACGGCTGGACGTATGCCGCCCGCCACGGCTCAGGCCCCAGCGCCCGCAAGAATGTCGCCGGGTGCATGGTGCCGGCACCGACCTCCATGTCGTAAGGCTGGAGGACGATGCAGCGCTGGTCGGCCCAGAATCGCTCCAGGCGGAAGATAAGCTCCTGGTAGTTCACGCGGGTCTTTCTCCAATCCGCAAAGACCGGCGGAGTGCGCGCCGCCTTAGGCGGGGTTTTCGTCCCGCCAGGACGAGTCGCGTCCCGCCTCTCATACCCGCGACGGCTGCTGGATCACGGCGGCACTATATCAGAGCCTTTCCGGTACTGTCAACCTTCGCAAGAGCCTCAAACGCCCGAACCGGCCGCCTCCTCCGCGACCCGCCCGTCGGCCGCATTCCTCGGCGAGGCGCTCGGCTCCGCCCGCTCGAAGCTCACCCGGCATCCGGTCACCAGGCACGCCGCCACCCCGGCAGCCGCCAGGTAGGGTGCCAGGATGGCCCCCAGCAAGCCAACCGTAACGGGCACTTGCAGGTAGGTCTGGTCGCCCCTGTAGACCCGCATCGAGGTCCGGTTGCCCTGGCGCACCAACTCCCGGATGCGCTCGGTCACGTCGGCGCCTGGCATCGGCCGGTGAGCCGGGCGGCCTCCGCGCCGTTCCCACAGGATCAGGGCCGAGACGACATCGCCCCCGGCCTCATCCAGCAGGTCTCGGGCCTGCTGGTAACCGAGCTCGGTCCGTTCCCGGATCAGGTCGATCTTGCGCAGCTCGTCCTCCAAGACCGTTCACGCTCCCCTCCGTGTCCCCCGGCCCGGCGCCCGGTACCGGGGGAGGGCCGTCCAGGCTGTTCCAGAAGTGCCACGCCTTGGACGGCGCCGGCAGGCGGAACTCGATGAAATCATACAACGCCCGGCGGATCTGCAGGGCGGCCTCCCGTGAACTTTTCAGCCGCAGACAGGCCTCAGTCCCGTGTTCTCGCAGGTGGTGCAGGGCGGCGCGAGCCTCGGGCTTGAGGAGAGGCGCCCTCGGGTCGCGCCGCACCGCACAGGCAGCGCAGAGGCTTCCCCCCTCCCGCGCGGAAAACCGCACCGTCTCGGCGGCCTGCAACTCCCGCCCGCACCCGGCACAGCCATCCAGGACCGGTGCGTACCCCATCAGGTCCATCAGGTGTACCTCGAACCAGCTCAACACCTGATGCAGCGCCGCCTCCGGGGCAGACGCGAGCTGGGACCAGGTATTGAGCAGGGCCGAAAACAGCGCCTCCGACGGTTCCCGGGTCTCGACCAGCAGGTCTACCAGTTCTGCCGTAACGCTTGCCGCCGCCATCCGCCGTAAGTCTTCCCGCAGCGCCCTCAGGCCATGACTGAGCAGTTCCGCCTGCTGGATGCTGTCAAGCTCCCGCCCGGACATCAAGAGGTACCGCGCGTGGCAGAAGGGCTGTGTCGCGCCCAGGAGCCGGCTTCGGGGCCGGCGGCTCCCCCGGGCCACCGCCTGCAGTTTGCCCTCGCTGCGGGTGTAAAGCGTCAGGATGCGGTCGGCCTCGCCCAGGTCACGAACCCGCAGCACCAGGGCTTCTGCCCGGTACAGGCTCACCGCGGCGCACCTACCGTCCTAGCGCCGCATGAGCCCGAGGATCAGGGTGAGAACCAGGCTCAGGAGGATCGAGGTGGTCAGCGGGAAATAGAAGCGGAAGTTGCCTCGCTGAAAGTAGATGTCGCCGGGCAGTCGCCCGAGGCCCGGCAGCCACCCCCGCGCCACCACCTCCAGCACCACCCCGATGAGGGCAATGGCCAGCCCCGTTATCACGAGCAGCCGCCCGAACCCCGCCAGTTCCGGCACAAACCTCACTCCCTGTCGTCCGTCGCGAACAGGTTCGCCTGCCGGCGCCCTTCGCCTCTCGGGCCGCGGGCCGTCACGGAGAGGTGCTCGCTGGCGAGCCGGGTCGCCACCCGGCCCCTTGGGGTTCGCTGCAAGTAACCCTGCTGCATCAGGAACGGCTCGTAGACGTCCTCGATGGTCTCGGCTTCCTCGCCCAGCGCGGCCGCCAGCGTCTCAATCCCCACCGGCCCGCCGTCAAACTTCTCGATGATGACCGAGAGGAGCTGCCGATCCACCGCGTCAAGCCCCTGCTCATCCACGTCGAGAAGCAGAAGCGCCCGGCGGGCGACCTCGCGGGTGATCACGCCGCCTGCCCGCACCTGGGCGTAATCCCGCACGCGCCGCAGCAGGCGGTTGGCCGTACGGGGCGTTCCGCGGGAGCGCCGGGCAATCTCTGCGGCACCGTCGCCGTCGATGCGGACGCCCAAGAGCTTCGCGCTGCGCCGGATGATGGCCTGGAGTTCTTCGACCGAGTAGAAGTCGAGCCGCAGGATGACCCCGAACCGGTCCCTCAGCGGCGACGTCAACATGCCGGCCCGGGTCGTGGCGCCGATCAGGGTGAACGGGGCAAGCTCCAGCCGCACCGACTTCGCGCCGGGCCCCTTGCCGATGACGATGTCGACGGCGAAATCCTCCATGGCCGGGTAGAGCACCTCTTCCACCACCCGGCTCAGGCGGTGGATCTCGTCCACGAACAGGACGTCCCTGGGCTTCAGGTTGCTCAACAGCGCCACCAGGTCACCCTGGCGTTCAATGGCAGGCCCGGATGTCATGCGAAAGTCGACGCCCAGTTCGTGGGCGATGCACCCGGCCAGCGTGGTCTTACCGAGTCCCGGTGGCCCGTAGAGCAGCACATGGTCGAGCGGCTCCTGACGGCGGCGCGCCGCTTCGATGAATAGAGCCAGGC includes:
- a CDS encoding DUF2905 domain-containing protein codes for the protein MAGFGRLLVITGLAIALIGVVLEVVARGWLPGLGRLPGDIYFQRGNFRFYFPLTTSILLSLVLTLILGLMRR
- the glyS gene encoding glycine--tRNA ligase subunit beta is translated as MQSLLVEIGCEELPSRVVQDALRQMLEMMQAALDEARLGSLKARGFATPRRLAAIFDGVLERQAEREVLVRGPARRIGLDAQGRPTQAALGFARGQGVSPESLVVRSTPEGEYLFAVKREPARAAQEILPEIVSGVVRRISFPKSMRWGPGELRFARPIRWLVVLFGTQVVPVEIDGLKAGRESRGHRLSHPGPVTIPNPEDYESIMLAAGVVADVVRRRQMVVDEIEAAAARNAGRVLASPELIDEITNLVEYPVALVGRFDAGYLELPREVLTTTMAVHQRYLAMADDAGSLMPAFVVVANGAHIDEAVVREGNERVLEARLADARFFYDEDRKRPLEARVEDLKGVVFHERLGSMYDKVQRVVELTRFLANRVGLGAPEAGWAQRAALLSKADLTTHMVFEFPELQGIMGREYAKASGEPEGVAVAIAEQYQPRGAAAELPATPAGALLSLADRLDTVVGFFGIGLMPTGSEDPFGLRRHALAIVRITLGRGWHWYLEEAIAQAAQNYGGRLGRPASEVVSDVREFIRQRLRGILSEAGLDADVVEAALSVDVDDLSGAAHRARELNRARRAPFFEDAMVAFQRAYNLARGRLGDGSVDPDLLQEEAERVLVEALDRVVPLARAAAASGDLVGAVRELAQLRPAVDRFFEEVLVMTEDEKVRANRLQILSRVVGAFGEFANFAALTAKAAART
- the ruvB gene encoding Holliday junction branch migration DNA helicase RuvB; translated protein: MPEAGEERLVSPRRRDEDVELDRALRPRTLGEYIGQSHVKESLALFIEAARRRQEPLDHVLLYGPPGLGKTTLAGCIAHELGVDFRMTSGPAIERQGDLVALLSNLKPRDVLFVDEIHRLSRVVEEVLYPAMEDFAVDIVIGKGPGAKSVRLELAPFTLIGATTRAGMLTSPLRDRFGVILRLDFYSVEELQAIIRRSAKLLGVRIDGDGAAEIARRSRGTPRTANRLLRRVRDYAQVRAGGVITREVARRALLLLDVDEQGLDAVDRQLLSVIIEKFDGGPVGIETLAAALGEEAETIEDVYEPFLMQQGYLQRTPRGRVATRLASEHLSVTARGPRGEGRRQANLFATDDRE
- the recO gene encoding DNA repair protein RecO, which encodes MSLYRAEALVLRVRDLGEADRILTLYTRSEGKLQAVARGSRRPRSRLLGATQPFCHARYLLMSGRELDSIQQAELLSHGLRALREDLRRMAAASVTAELVDLLVETREPSEALFSALLNTWSQLASAPEAALHQVLSWFEVHLMDLMGYAPVLDGCAGCGRELQAAETVRFSAREGGSLCAACAVRRDPRAPLLKPEARAALHHLREHGTEACLRLKSSREAALQIRRALYDFIEFRLPAPSKAWHFWNSLDGPPPVPGAGPGDTEGSVNGLGGRAAQDRPDPGTDRARLPAGPRPAG
- a CDS encoding DUF4342 domain-containing protein; this encodes MEDELRKIDLIRERTELGYQQARDLLDEAGGDVVSALILWERRGGRPAHRPMPGADVTERIRELVRQGNRTSMRVYRGDQTYLQVPVTVGLLGAILAPYLAAAGVAACLVTGCRVSFERAEPSASPRNAADGRVAEEAAGSGV
- the glyQ gene encoding glycine--tRNA ligase subunit alpha — its product is MNYQELIFRLERFWADQRCIVLQPYDMEVGAGTMHPATFLRALGPEPWRAAYVQPSRRPTDGRYGENPNRLQRYYQYQVILKPAPDDVLETYVESLRAIGIEPERHDIRFVEDDWEAPTLGAWGLGWEVWVDGMEVTQFTYFQQVGGFELPVISAEITYGLERLGLYIQKKSSVFDLEWVDGITWGDVYRQNEVEQSHYNFEESNPSTLRSLFDTYENQAQHLVSSGLVLPAYEHVLKCSHTFNLLDARGAISVAERTAYIGRVRQLARRCAEIYLAQREAMGFPLLARRRTAAKATISQHAEPAG